The Candidatus Nezhaarchaeota archaeon DNA window ACTGGTGTCTTCCAGGCTACAGGATGGGATGGTGTTGGATAAAGGGTGATGAGAGGTTTGTTAGTAGGATCAAGAAGGAATTGAAGAAGCTTACAAGCACGAGACTCTCTGCTAGCACATTAATGGAGAGAGTGGCTATAGCAGCATTAAGAGGACCGTTAGACGAAGTTAGGGAGTACGTTAAAGAAGTATCGAGGAGAGCAGAGTATTGTTATAAGAGGATAAATGAAATTGACGGACTTAGCTCTACAAAGCCCGAGGGTGGCTTCCACTTCTTACCTAAGATAGAGAGGCTCGGTAGGTTTAAGGACGATCAAGAGTTCGCTTTAGGGCTCTTAAAAGAGAAAGGTGTCTTAGTCGTTCCCGGATCATTCTTTGGTCCAGCAGGAGTATCCCACTTTAGAGAGACCTTCCTCCCGCCCATGGAGGTATTGGAGGAAGCTCACAACTTGATGGAGGAGTTCATGAGGAGTTTGCTAAGTGGAGGAGTCTACTAACAGATTATTGAAGAAGTTGGTTGGGTCTCTTAAGGAGCTAATCAGCATGTACGATGGTTAGGGTATCAAAACCGATATAGCTTAAGGTGTCATTAGTCCTTGAAGAGCTTTATTGATTAGCGAGCGAACTTATAGGGATATGGTATTCTTTGTTATGACTTATGCGTGGAACGTTAAGTAGAAGTCTTGCTCCTTGCTCACAGATCTCTTCTCAAAGCCCGGCACTCCATAGGCATCAGCCCTGCATTGCTTGCATAACCTGAACTGCTTTATGTACTTTGACGCTTCCTCCCTCACTCTATTAAGTTCCTCACAAGTTGGTGGTCTATGGTCTTTGAACGAGTAGAGGGGGATTAGTGGGATTATGTTTTGAATAAAAGCCCCTAATTCGGCTGCTCTTTTGGCTACTTCAATAGCCTCCCTCTCGTTAAGACCCGGTATGAGAACAGTGTTGACTTTTACTACAAGACCCTCATCGGCAGCAGCCTTTAGACCCTTAAGCTGTCTCTCTATCAGTATTCTCGACGCTTCAACACCCTTTATCACCTCACCGTTTAGTATCACGAACTCGTAGATTTTAGAGGCTACCTCGGGGTTTAGAGCGTTGATGGTCACCGTGACGGCTCTTACCTCGAGGCTCTTGAGAATGGGTACCTTCTCTTGCAGGAGTAGTCCATTAGTTGCAACGCATTTTATGAGGTTTGGATGCCTCTCGTTTATCAACTTAAAGGTCTCAAAGGTCTCGTCATTAAAGAGAGGCTCACCAGGTCCAGCGACTGCTACCACCTTCAGCTTCTCATCTCTCTTGACGACCTCGTCAACTAGTTTAGCAGCTTCTTCAGGCTTCATTATGGTACAGGTGACTCCAGGTCTATACTCGCACTTGTCTATGCCCCTTTTACAGTAACCACATTGAATATTGCACTTAGGAGCTACTGGAAGGTGTATACGAGAGTACTGAAAGTGAGCTTGGGGATTGAAGCATGGATGGCAAGCAAGCCAGTGGGAGAACTTACTTCCCTGAGCCTTGTCTCTAAGCTCTTCAATTCGCTTCGTTATCCCCCTAACTTCCTCCTTCATTTTCTACCCCTCTTAACTAGATAAGATATGACGTCAGACCCCCAGCATTGCTCAAAGTGCTTTAGCTTCTCATCCAACGGTAGAGCTCTCAGGTTATCCAAGTGCTTTTCAATCTTCAGAGTGAGGTCCTCTCTCAACAATATCGTTCTCATGTTCTCTGAGATGAGAGCTATCGGTAGATCGGGGTACGATCCCACAACCTTAACCTTGAAGATGGACGGTATGCAGGACATGTCCATGCCTACTTCCCAATTCCTCTTCCACAACGGGTGAGAGAGTTGAGAGTCTATCGTTGCATCACAACCAAGCCACTTGCCCCCTAAGTACACTTCCGTTAAAGCATGTATTACCGTTTTTGGAATGAGGTCATAGACTTCCTGTGGAAGGTAAGGCTTGAGAGCTATCGCTAATACTTCCTCAAGCCTATATCTTGCTGGTATGTTTAAGGCTCTCAATAGAGCTATTTGAAGGCTAGCCTTATTGAAGCATGAGCCCTTCCTGCTCTTCAAGACATCAACGGCGGGCTTCACTTTATCTATGGTCCACTTGATCTCATCTCTCACGAAGAGATATACGTTCTTGACTGTCTGCTCAATCGATGGACTGCTTAGCCTCCTTGCGTACTCTACTATCTCAGGATTGTTCGATTGAATGAGGGGGGTCGGCGCTAAATACATAGTCTCCACGTTTAACACCTACGATTTCAAAGGCTTAGCTTGACTTCTTAATAAGCTGGACGCGCTAGATCAGGCTTAGAGAAGCCCGATCTTCGCAGCCCAACGAGAAGCCCTTGTTAGCGAAGCTCCTCGTAAGCCCTTAAGTTGCCGGCAGTATGTGACCACGAACAGTTTGACAGACAACAACTCTAAGTCCCGAGTCTTCTAAGATCTTCTTCACCTTGAGCATTTCTTCGAAGCTTGGTCTTCTAAGATGGTGTGCTCTAAACTCTGGTCTATAATCCAATGCACATACCTGTAGGCTGGGCTCTATACTAGCAAGTCTAGAGCCTATTTCATAAAGCTCCTCGAAGCTCATGAAATCTCTATTGTATGGTATGCCTACCCCAATGAATACCTTACCCCAGTACTTATCGACCACATACTTCACGGTGTTCCACTCATTCTCTAGCATCCTCTGGGCTAGCTCTCTATCTTTTATCCCAGTTATCTTCATGAAGGTCTCAAGCCTTAATCCCTTAACGTCCACTCCTATATCGGTCATCCCAGCTTCTACGAGCTCATCTATGTAATCTGGTGTAAGTACGGCAGCGTTCGTATCAACGTGTATGCGAGCCCTCTCATCTACGTTAAGGGTTTTAAGCGACCTTACAAACTCCACGAGCCATGGCCTGTTGATCGTTGGTTCGCCACCACTTATGGCCATCCTATCCACGTTGTAGAGTTTTCGAGTCTCGGTTAATAGGTAAGCAGCTTGGAAGGGCGTTAGCGGATCATCCCTAGAACTGTAAGTTATCTCCCAATTCTGACAAGACGGGCACCTCAGTATACATCCATGAGCAAAACAGGCCACCTCTATGTACTTGTAGAAAAATCCCTTCGGCTTAAGCCAATAAGGCGTCCCAACACCTCCAACTGGATGTCCTTGAAAACTTGAGACTAGACGTAGCGGAGTCCTCTTAACGACTTCATCGACTTTAGTCACAATCTCCATGCCATCTTGCACGGGGGTTATACATGAAGGCTTGAGGGAGCCATTCACCAAGACGGCGCACGACCAACATCCACCGGTCATGCACGGAGCATATATGTCCCCACCTCCTGGTAGCCTTGAGATCCTGAAGCCTACAAGCTCGAGAGCCTTGATTATCGTAACCCCACGAGGCACTTGATACTTCTCACAGTCAATCTTCACGGTTACGTAGAAGTCTGGTACCTCAACCTCTAATAACACCTTAGCTTCATAAGGGCAAGCGTTTACGCAGCTTCCGCATCCATGACAGTCTTCTTGCCCAGGACAATTAATGTAGTGGGTACAAAAGCCGCACTTAGCACATCTTTCACTTAAGGTTCTAGCTTTAAGTAGCTTCACGAAGAATACGTTTAGCAAGGTTGTATAAGTCCTTAACTGATGGTGATCTTTGTTGCCGTGAGAGACATCTGAGTAGTTATACCCCAAGGTTTTGCACAATATCGCTTTATAGTGAAGTCGCATCGTTGAAACCACGATCCTCAGCTCTCAGTTCTTTGTGGTCTTTGAAGATCCTCTTAAACTTTGAGAGGATGAAGTTTGGGAAAGGGAAAAGTATAGATAGTTATTGAGAGATAAATCATTATAGGATGACCTCTATGACCCTACGTCAGAGGGTCGTGGTCAAGTACTTAAGCAAAAGATCTGGCGAAGTGAAGAGGCTAGAGTTTCCCAATCAGATGATCGAGTACATTATAAGTACTGCTGGAAGATGGATTAACATTGTTGCTAATGAGAGCATCGAAGTTAAAGCCGGGCAACCAGTAGTAGTAAAGATAGATCCAGTCCATTTGCATCCAAAAGAGATAACGCTCACATGCCCCGTTTCAAGACATGCCCTCGGAGTGCTGCTGGGACTCTATGGATCTGAGGGCAAGCCGCAACCTATTGAAAGTAGTAGGGTTTTTGATAAAGCTATTTTCCTTGCGCTTAGAGATGGAGTGATTGAAGATGGAGATATGCTAGGAATCATAAATGCCGTTGTGGTATACGCCGTCCTAGAGAAACAGATCATTAGGGTTAATCGCTTTGAATCCGTCATTTGTTGATCTTTACGCTAAGTCTTTAACTACGTAAGGACCCAACCTCCTATAACCTAAGGAGTAGAAGTACGGCCTTGAACCTACACCGCTTATAACGACAACCCTCTTAGCTCCAAGCTCATCTCTCGCCACTCTTTCCGCTTCGCCCATTAATTTTTTCCCTAAGCCTTTATGTTGCCATGCTTCTTCATTTTCGTGACCAACGGGTACTTCAGGCCCATAAACATGAAGCTCTCGAATTATTGCTGCCGACTTCTCCACAATCTCAGGCCTCCAAGGATTTGAGGGTAACCTTAATCTAACATAGCCTGCTATTAGGTCGTAGCTCTCATCCTCTAGAGATATGAAGTATTCTAAGCCTTGTGATGCTTCATAGGTCCTTATATTAATTTTGAGGTTCAAGTCCTGAGGTCTTATCCCTCGCTTCAGTTTTGCAAAACCAACCTCTCTACATCTAATACATCTGCATCTTAACCCTAACTCCTCCATCCTCCTATGAACTACTTCCCTTAGGTTATTCGATTTAACCCCTGCAACAACGCAATTACTTGGTATTGCTCTTTGAATCCTTATTACTCTAACCCATGGAGGTATGAGGGGCTTCGCCTTTAATAAGAACTCTACGGCCTTCAAGTCGTCCATCTCTTTGTACTCGCCCTTAAGCCACAACTCATAGAGCTCCGTTCCCGGTAAGACTAACGTCGGGTATATCTTTATCATGTCCGGTCTGAAATCTGGATTCTCAAATAATTCTCTAAAGCCCTCTAAATCCCTATCAAGATCTACTCCTGGCAAGCCGGGCATGTAGTGATAAACAACCTTAAAACCAGCGTCCTTAAGGGTCTTCGTCGCCTCTATCGTGTCCCTCACTTTATGACCTCTTCTCACTTTCTCTAGAACGTCATCATATACTGTCTGCACCCCAACTTCAACTCTTGTCACCCCGAGCCTCAATAGAAAGTCTGCCACTTCTCTGTCTGCGTGGTCGGGCCTCGTTTCAATCGTCAGCCCAACGCATCTGCTGTAAGCCTCCTCATTTACTTGATGAGCCTCCTCAATGTCTTTGGACTCGTAAGTTGTATTAGGGAAAGAGTTGAGGGCATCAAAACATCTCCTTACAAACCACTCTTGATAGCTTCTAGGCAGTGCTGGGAATGTTCCTCCAATAACTATGAGCTCGACCTTTGAGGGCTCGTGGCCCATAGCCTTGTATGCTTTGAGTCTTGACGCGACCTGAAGATAGGGATCGTAATTTAATCTTTGAGCTCTAAGCGCCACAGGGCTTAAGTCAACATAGCTTTGAGGGGTAAGACCTGAGCCCTTAGGGCAGTAAATGCATCTTCCATGAGGGCATGGAAAGTACTTAGTCATTGCAGTTACGACTACCACTCCTGAGATAGACCTTACCGGCTTCTTAGCCTTGACCTCAAGCACTTGCTCTCGCTGCATAATCCTCACTGACCT harbors:
- a CDS encoding DUF22 domain-containing protein; protein product: MTLRQRVVVKYLSKRSGEVKRLEFPNQMIEYIISTAGRWINIVANESIEVKAGQPVVVKIDPVHLHPKEITLTCPVSRHALGVLLGLYGSEGKPQPIESSRVFDKAIFLALRDGVIEDGDMLGIINAVVVYAVLEKQIIRVNRFESVIC
- a CDS encoding radical SAM protein, producing MKEEVRGITKRIEELRDKAQGSKFSHWLACHPCFNPQAHFQYSRIHLPVAPKCNIQCGYCKRGIDKCEYRPGVTCTIMKPEEAAKLVDEVVKRDEKLKVVAVAGPGEPLFNDETFETFKLINERHPNLIKCVATNGLLLQEKVPILKSLEVRAVTVTINALNPEVASKIYEFVILNGEVIKGVEASRILIERQLKGLKAAADEGLVVKVNTVLIPGLNEREAIEVAKRAAELGAFIQNIIPLIPLYSFKDHRPPTCEELNRVREEASKYIKQFRLCKQCRADAYGVPGFEKRSVSKEQDFYLTFHA
- a CDS encoding tRNA uridine(34) 5-carboxymethylaminomethyl modification radical SAM/GNAT enzyme Elp3, encoding MQREQVLEVKAKKPVRSISGVVVVTAMTKYFPCPHGRCIYCPKGSGLTPQSYVDLSPVALRAQRLNYDPYLQVASRLKAYKAMGHEPSKVELIVIGGTFPALPRSYQEWFVRRCFDALNSFPNTTYESKDIEEAHQVNEEAYSRCVGLTIETRPDHADREVADFLLRLGVTRVEVGVQTVYDDVLEKVRRGHKVRDTIEATKTLKDAGFKVVYHYMPGLPGVDLDRDLEGFRELFENPDFRPDMIKIYPTLVLPGTELYELWLKGEYKEMDDLKAVEFLLKAKPLIPPWVRVIRIQRAIPSNCVVAGVKSNNLREVVHRRMEELGLRCRCIRCREVGFAKLKRGIRPQDLNLKINIRTYEASQGLEYFISLEDESYDLIAGYVRLRLPSNPWRPEIVEKSAAIIRELHVYGPEVPVGHENEEAWQHKGLGKKLMGEAERVARDELGAKRVVVISGVGSRPYFYSLGYRRLGPYVVKDLA
- a CDS encoding radical SAM protein; its protein translation is MRLHYKAILCKTLGYNYSDVSHGNKDHHQLRTYTTLLNVFFVKLLKARTLSERCAKCGFCTHYINCPGQEDCHGCGSCVNACPYEAKVLLEVEVPDFYVTVKIDCEKYQVPRGVTIIKALELVGFRISRLPGGGDIYAPCMTGGCWSCAVLVNGSLKPSCITPVQDGMEIVTKVDEVVKRTPLRLVSSFQGHPVGGVGTPYWLKPKGFFYKYIEVACFAHGCILRCPSCQNWEITYSSRDDPLTPFQAAYLLTETRKLYNVDRMAISGGEPTINRPWLVEFVRSLKTLNVDERARIHVDTNAAVLTPDYIDELVEAGMTDIGVDVKGLRLETFMKITGIKDRELAQRMLENEWNTVKYVVDKYWGKVFIGVGIPYNRDFMSFEELYEIGSRLASIEPSLQVCALDYRPEFRAHHLRRPSFEEMLKVKKILEDSGLRVVVCQTVRGHILPAT
- a CDS encoding transglutaminase family protein, which translates into the protein MYLAPTPLIQSNNPEIVEYARRLSSPSIEQTVKNVYLFVRDEIKWTIDKVKPAVDVLKSRKGSCFNKASLQIALLRALNIPARYRLEEVLAIALKPYLPQEVYDLIPKTVIHALTEVYLGGKWLGCDATIDSQLSHPLWKRNWEVGMDMSCIPSIFKVKVVGSYPDLPIALISENMRTILLREDLTLKIEKHLDNLRALPLDEKLKHFEQCWGSDVISYLVKRGRK